Proteins encoded in a region of the Euzebya tangerina genome:
- a CDS encoding ATP-binding protein, with amino-acid sequence MALRPLDRIPSIKLKLGILIVVAVVVSATVSTFGFRLGWPVWVRPVISVAIALLFVQVLARGMTRPLRDMAHAATRMRRGEYDHVVATDATDEVGQLADAFNAMAQELATTDRLRRDLVANASHELRTPLAGMRATLENLVDGVTPTDEVAVEGLLDQVNRMSALVEQLLDLSRLESGAAGLASGPVDLSAVARSVVGDLTALAEHQQVTLTVEVTAAANAVVVPGDPVRLRQVVANLISNALRHTPAGGVVRVVVADSGQVVVHDDGPGISSEDSERVFERFYRADRARGSSGGAGLGLAICRWIVDLHGGRIAHDPTAPGCRMVMDLPTAPP; translated from the coding sequence GTGGCGTTGCGTCCCCTTGACCGCATCCCATCGATCAAGCTCAAGCTCGGGATCCTGATCGTCGTCGCAGTGGTGGTCAGCGCAACGGTGTCGACGTTCGGCTTCCGGCTCGGCTGGCCCGTCTGGGTCCGCCCGGTCATCTCCGTGGCCATCGCCTTGCTCTTCGTCCAGGTCCTCGCCCGCGGCATGACCCGGCCGCTGCGGGACATGGCCCACGCCGCAACGAGGATGCGTCGCGGCGAGTACGACCACGTCGTCGCCACCGACGCGACTGACGAGGTCGGGCAGTTGGCTGACGCCTTCAACGCCATGGCCCAGGAGCTGGCCACCACCGACCGGCTGAGACGGGATCTGGTGGCCAACGCCTCACACGAGCTGCGGACCCCGTTGGCCGGCATGCGAGCCACCCTCGAGAATCTGGTGGACGGGGTGACACCAACCGACGAGGTCGCCGTGGAGGGTCTGCTCGACCAGGTCAATCGGATGAGTGCGCTGGTCGAGCAGCTGCTGGATCTGTCCCGGCTCGAGTCGGGCGCCGCGGGCCTGGCATCCGGGCCGGTGGACCTGTCGGCCGTTGCCCGATCCGTCGTCGGCGACCTGACCGCCCTCGCCGAGCACCAGCAGGTGACCCTCACCGTCGAGGTGACGGCTGCCGCGAACGCCGTCGTGGTCCCTGGCGACCCGGTGCGCCTGCGGCAGGTCGTCGCGAACCTGATCAGCAACGCGCTCCGGCACACACCAGCGGGTGGTGTGGTCCGCGTCGTGGTGGCCGACAGCGGTCAGGTCGTCGTCCATGACGACGGTCCTGGGATCTCGAGCGAGGACTCCGAACGGGTCTTCGAGCGCTTCTACCGGGCGGACCGGGCCCGCGGGAGCAGCGGAGGTGCCGGCCTCGGCCTGGCCATCTGCCGCTGGATCGTGGACCTCCACGGTGGCCGGATCGCGCACGACCCGACCGCTCCGGGCTGCCGGATGGTCATGGACCTCCCGACGGCGCCTCCCTGA
- a CDS encoding DUF4153 domain-containing protein → MSSTTTDAATPPGRPDPGSSTPDVLFRRLRPPTRSDLMAVATLAAVALVLGPTRLTGLGVAVLLLGLVVVVARSLPARSTADTVLLAGAAATAVFVPLRTSPPTILFLLTAYGGALSLVATSAHGPSVWATGPMRAMLRGLELLYNVMVGPRYLQPVLRRLGARQPGRPGESGRLRRARTRAIVRGLLLAVPLLWLITSLLSADQVFAGLLTVDLPDNLLDTATQRVIVTLLAAWGAAAMVRATASACLDDAEVPRWLGITECLTVLVPLTGVFALFVGSQVYAATGGAQAILAEAGVSYAEYAREGFFQLLAVACITLLVLTAVLGSVRYTAAGTLARSVRAVTVAVTVGVLLVVASAVRRLQLYAEAFGLSELRLWAMIGAVLIGGCFVLVGLRTMRHDAERPWLLPAMVILVVATSLVVAGLSPDALIARTNIERGIAGGHDVDLRYLAGLSDDAVPLVVDALAQPGLDATTRADAVARLCEPDRPDDTSIADWNHGRASATQALARLCE, encoded by the coding sequence ATGTCCAGCACCACCACCGACGCCGCCACGCCGCCGGGACGACCGGACCCCGGCAGCAGCACGCCCGATGTGCTGTTCCGGCGTCTGCGACCGCCCACGCGGTCCGACCTGATGGCGGTGGCGACGCTGGCCGCCGTCGCGCTCGTCCTGGGTCCGACCAGGCTGACGGGTCTCGGCGTCGCTGTCCTGCTCCTCGGCCTCGTGGTCGTGGTCGCCAGGTCGCTGCCGGCCCGGTCCACCGCCGACACGGTGCTGCTCGCCGGGGCGGCGGCGACCGCCGTGTTCGTGCCGCTGCGAACCAGTCCACCCACCATCCTGTTCCTGCTCACCGCCTACGGCGGCGCGCTCAGCCTGGTCGCAACCAGTGCCCACGGTCCGTCGGTCTGGGCCACCGGTCCGATGCGCGCGATGCTGCGCGGTCTGGAGCTCCTCTACAACGTCATGGTCGGCCCCCGCTATCTGCAACCGGTCCTCCGTCGGTTGGGCGCCCGTCAGCCTGGACGGCCAGGAGAGTCTGGTCGGCTGAGACGCGCCCGGACACGGGCGATCGTCCGCGGTCTGCTGTTGGCTGTGCCGCTGCTGTGGCTGATCACCTCGCTGCTGAGCGCCGACCAGGTCTTCGCGGGACTGCTGACCGTCGACCTGCCGGACAACCTGCTGGACACCGCCACCCAACGGGTCATCGTGACCCTGCTGGCGGCCTGGGGTGCTGCGGCCATGGTCCGGGCGACCGCCAGTGCGTGCCTGGACGATGCAGAGGTCCCGCGGTGGTTGGGGATCACCGAGTGCCTCACGGTCCTGGTGCCCCTCACCGGCGTCTTCGCCCTCTTCGTCGGCTCCCAGGTGTACGCGGCCACCGGCGGGGCACAGGCCATCCTCGCGGAGGCAGGTGTCAGCTATGCCGAGTACGCCCGCGAGGGCTTCTTCCAACTCCTCGCCGTCGCCTGTATCACGCTTCTCGTGCTGACGGCCGTGCTCGGCTCGGTGCGGTACACCGCTGCCGGCACCTTGGCCCGCAGTGTGCGCGCCGTCACGGTGGCCGTCACGGTGGGCGTCCTGCTCGTCGTCGCCTCCGCCGTCCGGCGCCTCCAGCTCTACGCCGAGGCATTCGGACTCAGCGAGTTGCGCCTCTGGGCCATGATCGGTGCCGTCCTGATCGGCGGGTGCTTCGTCCTGGTCGGGCTCAGAACGATGCGTCACGACGCTGAGCGACCGTGGCTGCTGCCCGCCATGGTCATCCTGGTCGTGGCCACCAGCCTCGTCGTCGCCGGACTGTCACCGGATGCGCTGATCGCTCGAACCAACATCGAGCGGGGCATCGCTGGAGGACACGACGTCGACCTGCGGTACCTGGCGGGGCTGTCCGATGATGCGGTGCCGCTGGTGGTCGACGCACTGGCCCAGCCGGGTCTTGACGCCACGACTCGAGCCGATGCCGTCGCTCGGCTGTGTGAACCCGACCGCCCGGATGACACCAGCATCGCTGACTGGAACCACGGCCGCGCATCTGCAACGCAGGCGCTGGCCCGGCTCTGCGAGTGA
- a CDS encoding response regulator transcription factor yields MQHILVVEDDAIIAQAVADRLRSEGFQATVVGDGNQAVQQAAEISPALIVLDLMLPGLDGLEVCRRVQADRAVPVIMLTAKADEVDMIVGLGVGADDYLTKPFSPRELVARIRALLRRVQRDKDDGASGNLVVGEVTMDVARRIVTRSGARVHLTATEFDLFAVLAAEVGVVKDRPTIVRSLWGYSDEAAERTVDSHVRAIRAKLGDEVVRTVRGVGYAAQAPADAGGGRGVASP; encoded by the coding sequence ATGCAGCACATTCTCGTGGTGGAGGACGACGCGATCATCGCGCAGGCCGTTGCCGATCGGTTGCGGTCGGAGGGGTTCCAGGCCACCGTCGTGGGCGACGGGAACCAGGCGGTGCAGCAGGCCGCGGAGATCTCGCCGGCGCTGATCGTCCTCGATCTGATGCTGCCCGGCCTTGACGGCCTGGAGGTGTGCCGTCGTGTCCAGGCCGACCGAGCTGTTCCGGTGATCATGCTGACGGCCAAGGCCGATGAGGTCGACATGATCGTGGGGCTTGGCGTCGGAGCTGACGACTACCTGACCAAGCCGTTCTCACCGCGTGAGCTCGTGGCCCGCATCCGTGCGCTGCTTCGCCGGGTCCAGCGGGACAAGGACGACGGTGCCAGCGGGAACCTGGTCGTCGGTGAGGTGACGATGGACGTCGCCCGACGAATCGTGACGCGGTCGGGAGCGCGGGTGCACCTCACCGCCACCGAGTTCGACCTCTTTGCTGTCCTGGCCGCCGAGGTCGGGGTCGTGAAGGATCGGCCGACCATCGTTCGTTCCCTATGGGGCTACAGCGATGAGGCGGCCGAGCGCACCGTCGACAGCCATGTCCGCGCCATCCGAGCCAAGCTGGGCGACGAGGTGGTCCGCACCGTTCGTGGGGTCGGGTACGCCGCGCAGGCGCCGGCGGACGCCGGAGGAGGGCGTGGCGTTGCGTCCCCTTGA
- the sodN gene encoding superoxide dismutase, Ni, translated as MLRRVLELTDRFRAPESAYAHCDLMCGVYDPAQARIEAESVLKSAEKYQDSDDEVFRQRAITIKEERAELVKHHLSVLWTDYFKPPHVEQFPQLHDLFWRAIKAAGDAKKSVDPADGQKLLDLIAEIDDIFQQTKS; from the coding sequence ATGCTTCGTCGAGTACTCGAACTGACCGATCGCTTCCGTGCCCCTGAGAGCGCGTACGCCCACTGTGACCTGATGTGTGGCGTGTACGACCCGGCCCAGGCCCGCATCGAGGCGGAGTCGGTCCTGAAGTCCGCTGAGAAGTACCAGGACTCGGACGACGAGGTCTTCCGCCAGCGCGCCATCACCATCAAGGAGGAGCGGGCCGAGCTGGTCAAGCACCACCTCTCGGTGTTGTGGACGGACTACTTCAAGCCGCCGCACGTCGAGCAGTTCCCGCAACTGCACGACCTCTTCTGGCGCGCCATCAAGGCAGCAGGTGACGCCAAGAAGAGCGTCGACCCCGCCGACGGCCAGAAGCTGCTCGATCTCATCGCCGAGATCGACGACATCTTCCAGCAGACGAAGAGCTAG